A portion of the Luteolibacter sp. Y139 genome contains these proteins:
- a CDS encoding tyrosine-type recombinase/integrase, whose product MAKNPRFDYRKTPKGWLVNIPGSVSDTGRFRRRYFETRDQAKAECQRLREIYQGGRAKASDITAALAEDATRAAELLAPFNVTLAQAAAFYASHHDTRSKAPTLSEAWRAAIENRPNHRERTIADLRAWRKALPAWFIALNVFDIEPAAIKRALDEVTKGRTRWKSGLRYISSVLGDCVKAGTIAENPVKRVHVERKPDYAADVSIYSPPELKRLMAACRDYDEGIDKRCASCTTAFAVMAFGGVRPEEVAKLRWDDVSLELHNIRIGPTIAKKARRRNVRINATLATWLEIVPMGDRQGRIVPTRWRFKAARVRKEAGIDGHEKQDALRHSFGTYMLAVENDLDALKSDMGHEHVRVFFEHYHKAVTKREAMPYWEVLPPGTMLPDDIN is encoded by the coding sequence ATGGCGAAAAATCCGCGTTTCGACTATCGGAAGACGCCGAAGGGATGGCTGGTGAACATCCCCGGCAGCGTGTCCGACACCGGCAGGTTTCGCCGCCGCTACTTCGAAACCCGCGATCAGGCTAAGGCCGAATGCCAACGGCTCCGTGAGATTTACCAAGGCGGGCGCGCTAAGGCATCGGACATCACCGCCGCGCTCGCAGAGGATGCAACGAGGGCCGCCGAGCTACTCGCACCGTTCAACGTGACGCTCGCGCAGGCAGCCGCCTTCTACGCCAGCCACCACGACACACGCAGCAAGGCTCCGACGCTTTCCGAAGCCTGGAGGGCCGCCATCGAGAATCGTCCCAACCACCGCGAACGCACCATTGCCGACTTGCGGGCATGGAGGAAAGCACTCCCGGCGTGGTTCATTGCCCTCAATGTTTTCGACATCGAACCCGCCGCCATCAAGCGAGCCTTGGATGAAGTCACCAAGGGCCGCACGAGATGGAAGTCCGGGTTGCGGTACATCTCGTCGGTATTGGGCGATTGCGTGAAGGCCGGCACCATAGCTGAAAACCCTGTAAAGCGCGTCCACGTTGAGCGGAAGCCCGATTACGCGGCAGATGTGAGCATTTACAGCCCTCCCGAGCTGAAAAGGCTTATGGCGGCATGCAGGGACTACGACGAGGGGATCGACAAGAGGTGTGCGTCGTGCACCACGGCGTTCGCCGTTATGGCATTTGGTGGCGTGAGGCCCGAAGAGGTGGCTAAGCTGCGCTGGGATGACGTGTCGCTTGAACTACACAACATCCGCATCGGTCCCACGATTGCAAAGAAGGCACGCCGTCGGAATGTCCGCATCAATGCGACGCTCGCCACCTGGCTGGAAATTGTTCCAATGGGAGACCGCCAAGGAAGGATCGTTCCAACGCGCTGGAGATTCAAGGCCGCTCGCGTGAGGAAGGAGGCGGGGATCGACGGCCACGAGAAGCAGGATGCGCTCCGACATTCGTTCGGTACTTATATGCTCGCCGTAGAGAATGACCTCGACGCTCTCAAATCCGATATGGGGCACGAGCATGTCCGGGTGTTCTTCGAGCACTACCACAAAGCAGTCACGAAGCGGGAGGCGATGCCTTACTGGGAAGTGTTGCCGCCCGGAACGATGCTTCCCGACGACATTAATTGA